The Pseudanabaena galeata CCNP1313 genome includes a region encoding these proteins:
- the gloA gene encoding lactoylglutathione lyase, with protein sequence MRVLHTMIRVGDLDRSLDFYSNILGMKILRRKDYPNGRFTLAFVGYGDESSNAVIELTHNWDTNAYDIGTGYGHIALGMENIYTACEAIRDKGGKITREPGPMKHGTTEIAFVEDPDGYKIELIQLK encoded by the coding sequence ATGCGCGTTTTACACACAATGATTCGAGTTGGAGATCTAGATCGATCGCTTGATTTTTATAGCAACATCCTTGGTATGAAGATCTTGCGCCGCAAAGACTATCCTAACGGGCGCTTTACCCTCGCCTTTGTCGGTTATGGCGACGAATCAAGCAATGCCGTTATCGAGCTAACCCATAACTGGGATACCAACGCCTATGACATTGGTACTGGCTACGGGCATATTGCGTTGGGAATGGAAAACATTTATACCGCTTGCGAAGCAATTCGCGACAAGGGCGGTAAAATCACCCGTGAACCTGGTCCCATGAAGCATGGCACAACGGAAATAGCCTTTGTCGAAGATCCCGACGGTTATAAAATCGAGTTAATTCAACTCAAATAA
- a CDS encoding type II toxin-antitoxin system HicB family antitoxin, with translation MTPIKYELIVYWSEADEAFIVEVPELAGCMADGQSYAEAVANAEIIIHEWIETAKTLGRIIPTPKGRLMYA, from the coding sequence ATGACACCAATTAAATACGAATTAATTGTTTATTGGAGTGAAGCCGATGAAGCTTTCATCGTTGAAGTTCCCGAACTTGCAGGCTGCATGGCAGATGGACAAAGCTATGCCGAAGCCGTAGCCAACGCTGAAATCATCATTCATGAATGGATAGAAACGGCGAAAACACTAGGAAGAATCATCCCCACGCCCAAGGGACGGTTGATGTACGCCTGA
- a CDS encoding transposase produces the protein MYKAQLPSTQERVIQLASAGNSESTVAFLKYLQSQNQGKRIAIIWDGASYHRSQEVKNYLAQTNRELDESDWKITCIRFAPNDPKQNPIEDIWLQAKRFIREFYHLCKSFATVKFFFEFFTHRQIFNFPKLFIYGFFSQLI, from the coding sequence ATATACAAAGCACAATTACCATCTACACAGGAACGTGTAATTCAATTGGCTAGTGCGGGTAATTCTGAAAGTACTGTGGCTTTTCTAAAATATTTACAAAGTCAGAATCAAGGCAAGCGAATTGCTATCATCTGGGACGGTGCTAGTTATCATCGTTCTCAAGAGGTAAAAAATTATCTTGCTCAAACCAATCGAGAGCTTGACGAGTCAGATTGGAAAATTACTTGTATCCGTTTTGCACCTAACGATCCCAAACAAAATCCTATTGAAGATATTTGGTTACAAGCAAAGCGCTTCATTCGTGAGTTCTATCATTTATGTAAATCTTTTGCGACAGTTAAGTTCTTTTTTGAGTTTTTTACTCATCGACAAATCTTTAATTTCCCAAAGCTTTTTATCTATGGCTTTTTCTCACAACTCATTTAG
- a CDS encoding HNH endonuclease, with amino-acid sequence MPRSYISAELRRLVAQRADYSCEYCLIAEENTPSCQVDHIISVKHGGDSTAENLCYACLYCNLQKGTDLGSINWRNGELVRFFNPRRDSWREHFQLDGAIIRSTTDIGEVTARILDFNDEDRILERQILIGNNRYPSTAAKKKMD; translated from the coding sequence ATGCCGCGATCTTACATTAGTGCTGAGTTGCGGCGCTTGGTTGCACAACGTGCAGATTATTCATGTGAATATTGTCTGATTGCCGAAGAAAATACGCCATCTTGTCAGGTGGATCACATCATTAGTGTGAAACATGGCGGTGACTCGACAGCCGAAAATCTTTGCTATGCTTGCCTATACTGTAACCTGCAAAAAGGCACAGATCTAGGCTCGATTAATTGGCGAAACGGCGAACTAGTCAGATTCTTTAACCCTCGCCGAGACTCATGGAGAGAACATTTTCAACTAGATGGAGCGATAATTCGATCAACTACAGATATCGGCGAAGTCACCGCAAGAATTCTTGATTTTAATGATGAAGATCGTATTTTAGAGCGACAAATACTCATCGGAAATAACAGATATCCATCAACAGCAGCTAAAAAGAAAATGGACTAA
- a CDS encoding DUF3531 family protein: MEVRFRECDWFDLWIWIKFSEIPSQQEKQLLDEVFNSWFLLGKLGGFNACNMQVLESGVDVSYFDYDNQAADDEMMSVMHNMTDLEYENEWARCWVDLGTTDAIAIDTLVNALRQFDKEYVAIEEVIIGGQNSDWLVEPKSLDDEDYDR, encoded by the coding sequence ATGGAAGTTAGATTTCGAGAATGTGATTGGTTCGACTTATGGATCTGGATCAAGTTTAGTGAAATTCCATCTCAGCAAGAAAAACAACTGTTAGACGAAGTATTTAACTCTTGGTTTTTGCTGGGTAAACTAGGCGGTTTCAATGCTTGTAATATGCAGGTGCTGGAATCTGGGGTGGATGTTAGTTATTTTGACTATGACAACCAAGCCGCCGATGACGAGATGATGTCAGTTATGCATAATATGACTGACCTAGAGTACGAAAACGAATGGGCAAGATGTTGGGTTGATCTAGGTACAACTGATGCGATCGCGATCGATACCTTAGTAAATGCTTTGCGTCAGTTTGATAAAGAATATGTAGCGATCGAAGAAGTAATTATTGGCGGACAAAACTCTGACTGGTTGGTTGAGCCTAAGAGTCTAGATGATGAAGATTATGATCGCTAA
- the petG gene encoding cytochrome b6-f complex subunit V, whose protein sequence is MVEPILSGICLGLIFITLGGLFFAAYQQYRRV, encoded by the coding sequence ATGGTAGAACCAATTTTGTCAGGCATTTGCCTCGGTCTTATTTTCATTACCCTCGGCGGACTGTTCTTTGCTGCTTATCAGCAATATCGTCGCGTCTAG
- a CDS encoding DUF4926 domain-containing protein, whose amino-acid sequence MKLLDVVALLEDVPNCHLYRGQVGTIVEVYEPKVFEVEFSDLNGRAYAIETLIERQLMVLYHHPIQERQLVAA is encoded by the coding sequence ATGAAATTATTAGATGTAGTTGCACTCTTAGAAGATGTTCCCAATTGCCATTTATATCGAGGACAAGTCGGCACAATTGTAGAAGTTTACGAACCTAAAGTCTTTGAAGTCGAATTTAGCGACCTCAATGGCAGAGCCTATGCGATCGAAACCTTAATAGAGAGACAGCTAATGGTTTTATACCATCACCCTATCCAAGAAAGGCAATTAGTTGCTGCCTAG
- the psbO gene encoding photosystem II manganese-stabilizing polypeptide — translation MKFRSFTKAIFTLCISLCMLVASGVFATNAIAAVEPGLTYDQIVNTGLANKCSDILGSSRGGRNFIPVGAGQSVEITELCLEPTSFFVKEESNNKRKKSEFVASKLMTRSTSSLDFVKATVTGNSDGSLSLVETDGLDYQPITVKMPGGELVAILFTIKGFNAKTAPGVNGITTSVDFVGSTDVPTYRGSGFIDPKGRGLAIGYDSAEALPAKRNSFDNRSVKDDSTSKGTMSLQIAKLNADTGEIAGTFETEQTSDNDLGGVEPKEVIIRGVFYGKVNS, via the coding sequence ATGAAATTTCGTAGTTTTACGAAAGCAATTTTTACATTGTGTATCAGTTTATGTATGTTAGTAGCAAGCGGCGTGTTTGCAACTAACGCGATCGCTGCTGTTGAACCTGGCCTGACCTACGACCAAATTGTTAATACTGGCTTGGCAAACAAATGTTCTGACATTTTGGGTTCTTCTCGCGGTGGTCGTAACTTTATTCCCGTTGGTGCAGGTCAATCTGTAGAAATTACAGAGCTTTGCCTAGAGCCAACCTCGTTTTTTGTTAAAGAGGAATCCAATAATAAGCGCAAAAAATCTGAGTTTGTAGCTAGCAAGTTGATGACTCGCTCCACCTCTAGCCTTGACTTTGTGAAGGCAACTGTAACTGGTAACAGTGACGGTAGCCTCAGCTTAGTGGAAACCGATGGCTTAGACTATCAACCCATCACTGTCAAGATGCCTGGTGGTGAGCTAGTAGCAATTTTGTTCACTATTAAAGGTTTCAATGCCAAAACCGCTCCTGGGGTAAATGGCATTACCACATCGGTTGACTTTGTTGGTTCTACTGATGTACCGACCTATCGTGGTTCTGGCTTTATCGATCCTAAGGGACGTGGTCTAGCGATCGGCTATGACTCTGCTGAAGCTTTACCTGCGAAGCGTAACTCTTTTGATAACAGAAGTGTTAAGGATGACTCTACCTCCAAAGGTACGATGTCTTTACAAATCGCTAAGTTGAATGCTGATACTGGCGAAATTGCTGGTACTTTTGAGACTGAGCAAACCTCTGATAATGACCTTGGCGGTGTTGAACCCAAGGAAGTAATTATTCGTGGCGTATTCTACGGCAAAGTTAATTCTTAA
- a CDS encoding DUF6883 domain-containing protein, with translation MKLPNPEQAIIDSEKLSGYCLNPEHPDGQHKARVFQSVLGLKQENEEELRNALKEALKNYNAAFERQNSYGKKYIIDFSMNRRDKQAIVRSVWIVRFEENFPRLVTCYIP, from the coding sequence ATGAAACTTCCTAATCCTGAACAAGCCATAATTGACTCCGAAAAATTATCAGGATATTGCCTCAATCCCGAACATCCCGATGGTCAACACAAAGCGCGAGTCTTTCAGTCAGTTTTGGGGCTAAAACAAGAAAATGAAGAAGAACTCCGCAACGCACTAAAAGAAGCACTCAAAAATTACAATGCAGCTTTTGAAAGACAAAATAGTTATGGCAAAAAATATATAATTGACTTTTCGATGAACAGACGAGACAAGCAAGCGATCGTTCGTAGCGTCTGGATTGTCCGTTTTGAAGAAAATTTTCCCCGTTTAGTCACCTGTTACATACCTTAA
- a CDS encoding LCP family protein, producing the protein MGGRSLKQTFSREEYSLPVATNPINLGKSSLSNKSSKPKTASLKHKWTLFIVLFVALLSGGLGAGLAFVLSSRPFQQRQLSADEASVFNRNSDDITSAIAGIPTLTRPVNILVLGTILLTSDLPDAQSKPKGRYLAEVEDNLNGLSDAMLLIRFDPATKKVAVLSIPRDSRVDIQGVGKTKINYANYVGGAALSAQTVSQVLGDIPIDRYLRFNVNGFGKLIDALGGVEIHVPKKMKYQDDSQRLYINLNAGQQKLDGSKSIQYMRFRHDVLGDIGRVQRQQTFFRAFIDQKLKPEAIAKLPEVLTIVKENIDTNLSVEELLALAGYTSKIDRKNIQMHMAPGRFSNTGEFDNLSYWILDNRRLATIMNQSFGVMKRADTSLEDNTPQMLRIAIQDSTSQPEGSKKATTVLSRSGYAQVFAASERWSKPLTKTQIIAQNGDRASAEKLRDALGVGEVLVESTGDIESDITVRVGKDWLEANNIPLKPAKPTQTKQR; encoded by the coding sequence ATGGGTGGGCGATCGCTGAAGCAAACGTTCAGTCGTGAGGAGTATTCCCTACCTGTGGCAACAAATCCCATCAATTTAGGTAAGTCAAGTTTGTCTAATAAGTCGTCTAAGCCCAAAACGGCTTCACTTAAGCATAAATGGACACTTTTTATAGTGTTGTTTGTGGCTCTGTTGTCGGGGGGGCTAGGTGCAGGCTTAGCATTTGTATTAAGTAGTAGACCATTTCAGCAACGTCAATTATCTGCTGATGAAGCATCTGTATTTAATCGTAATTCCGATGATATAACTTCAGCGATCGCAGGTATACCCACACTGACTCGCCCTGTTAATATCCTAGTGCTTGGCACAATCCTGCTTACCTCTGATTTACCCGATGCTCAATCCAAACCTAAAGGCAGATATTTAGCTGAGGTCGAAGATAATCTCAACGGGCTGAGTGACGCAATGTTACTGATTCGTTTTGATCCTGCTACTAAAAAAGTCGCTGTCCTATCGATTCCCCGTGATAGTCGTGTCGATATTCAAGGAGTAGGCAAAACTAAGATCAATTATGCTAACTATGTAGGTGGAGCAGCTTTATCTGCTCAGACAGTGAGTCAAGTATTGGGAGATATTCCCATTGATCGCTACCTTCGTTTTAACGTCAATGGATTTGGCAAACTGATCGATGCTCTAGGTGGTGTTGAGATCCATGTCCCGAAAAAGATGAAGTACCAAGATGACAGCCAACGTCTTTACATCAATCTCAATGCAGGACAGCAGAAACTAGATGGTAGCAAGTCAATTCAATACATGCGATTCCGTCACGATGTTCTTGGCGATATTGGTCGTGTACAACGTCAGCAAACCTTTTTCCGAGCTTTCATCGATCAGAAGCTTAAGCCTGAAGCGATCGCTAAGCTTCCTGAAGTTCTAACTATTGTTAAGGAAAATATCGATACTAATCTCTCAGTTGAAGAGTTGCTTGCCCTCGCTGGCTATACATCTAAGATTGATCGCAAAAACATCCAGATGCATATGGCTCCAGGTCGATTTAGTAATACAGGAGAATTTGACAATCTGAGCTATTGGATTCTAGATAATCGACGACTTGCCACCATCATGAATCAAAGCTTTGGTGTGATGAAAAGAGCCGATACAAGTCTTGAGGACAATACACCTCAAATGCTGAGAATTGCAATCCAAGATAGTACATCTCAGCCAGAAGGCTCCAAGAAAGCCACAACTGTTTTGTCTAGGTCAGGTTATGCTCAAGTATTTGCTGCTAGTGAACGCTGGTCTAAACCCCTTACAAAGACACAGATTATTGCTCAAAATGGGGATAGGGCAAGTGCCGAAAAATTACGTGATGCTTTAGGAGTAGGGGAAGTCTTAGTCGAATCAACGGGTGATATTGAATCAGATATTACGGTTCGGGTGGGGAAAGACTGGCTTGAGGCAAATAACATTCCTCTGAAACCTGCTAAACCGACACAAACTAAACAGCGTTAA